In the Klebsiella aerogenes KCTC 2190 genome, one interval contains:
- the yidD gene encoding membrane protein insertion efficiency factor YidD yields the protein MAPPLSPGSRVLIGLIRVYQRLISPLLGPHCRFTPTCSQYGIEALRRFGVIKGSWLTVKRVLKCHPLHPGGDDPVPPGPFDTREH from the coding sequence ATGGCGCCGCCATTGTCGCCTGGCTCGCGGGTCCTGATAGGCCTTATCAGGGTCTATCAGCGCCTGATTAGTCCGCTACTCGGGCCGCACTGTCGTTTCACGCCAACCTGTTCTCAATACGGAATTGAGGCATTGCGCAGGTTTGGAGTGATAAAAGGCAGTTGGTTGACGGTGAAACGCGTATTAAAATGCCACCCTTTACACCCTGGTGGTGACGACCCCGTCCCGCCTGGACCATTTGATACCAGAGAACACTAA
- a CDS encoding glucosamine-6-phosphate deaminase, with product MKLIVTEDYEEMSLVACHHLLGYITVPRRMNLAVTAGSTPKRMYEHLVAAIKGKSFYDRVHYYNFDEIPFRGQQREGVTISNLRQLFFTPAQIKEENIHKLTLENAAQHDRRLEEAGGLDLVVLGLGADGHFCGNLPNTTRFHDETVEVPIQGELIGIVANGEMGGDFNVVPDSYVTMGPKSVMAAKNLLLIVSGAAKAQALKQVVEGPVSELVPASVLKLHPSLVIIADKAAVAELQH from the coding sequence ATGAAATTGATTGTGACGGAAGATTATGAAGAGATGAGCCTGGTCGCCTGCCATCATCTTTTAGGCTATATCACGGTGCCGCGACGGATGAATCTGGCGGTGACGGCGGGGAGTACGCCAAAGCGCATGTATGAGCATTTGGTGGCCGCCATCAAAGGGAAATCATTCTATGATCGGGTTCACTATTACAACTTTGATGAGATTCCTTTTCGCGGCCAGCAGCGTGAAGGGGTGACGATTTCCAACCTGCGCCAGCTGTTTTTTACTCCAGCGCAGATCAAAGAAGAGAACATCCATAAATTGACGCTGGAGAACGCGGCTCAACACGATCGCCGCCTCGAAGAGGCCGGCGGTCTTGACCTGGTCGTGCTGGGGCTGGGTGCCGACGGCCATTTTTGCGGCAACCTGCCGAACACTACACGTTTTCATGATGAGACGGTCGAAGTACCGATTCAGGGGGAGCTGATTGGCATTGTCGCGAACGGCGAAATGGGGGGCGATTTCAATGTGGTGCCGGATAGCTATGTCACCATGGGGCCGAAAAGCGTGATGGCGGCAAAAAACCTGCTGCTGATTGTCAGCGGCGCGGCAAAGGCGCAAGCGCTAAAGCAGGTGGTGGAAGGCCCGGTCAGCGAACTGGTGCCGGCCTCTGTACTCAAGTTGCACCCTTCGTTGGTGATTATTGCGGATAAAGCGGCTGTGGCGGAATTGCAGCACTAA
- a CDS encoding NCS2 family permease, with amino-acid sequence MSQQPTSQSSGQGLLERVFKLREHGTTVRTEAIAGFTTFLTMVYIVFVNPQILGVAGMDTSAVFVTTCLIAAFGSILMGLFANLPVALAPAMGLNAFFAFVVVQAMGLPWQVGMGAIFWGAVGLLLLTLFRVRYWMIANIPVSLRVGITSGIGLFIGMMGLKNAGVIVANQDTLVSIGNLTSHSVLLGVLGFFIIAILASRNIHAAVLVSIVVTTLLGWMLGDVHYTGIVSAPPSVTSVVGQVDLAGSLNLGLAGVIFSFMLVNLFDSSGTLIGVTDKAGLADAQGKFPRMKQALFVDSVSSVAGSFIGTSSVTAYIESSSGVSVGGRTGLTAVVVGILFLLVIFLSPLAGMVPAYAAAGALIYVGVLMTSSLARVKWDDLTEAVPAFITAVMMPFSFSITEGIALGFISYCVMKIGTGRLRELSPCVIIVSLLFVLKIVFIDAH; translated from the coding sequence ATGAGTCAACAACCAACCAGCCAGTCTTCTGGCCAGGGTCTGCTGGAGCGCGTATTTAAACTGCGCGAGCACGGCACCACGGTGCGCACTGAAGCGATCGCCGGTTTCACCACGTTCCTGACGATGGTCTACATCGTCTTCGTGAACCCACAAATTCTTGGCGTGGCGGGTATGGATACCAGCGCTGTCTTTGTGACCACCTGTCTGATCGCTGCCTTCGGCAGCATTCTGATGGGTCTGTTCGCGAATCTGCCGGTGGCGCTGGCGCCAGCGATGGGTCTGAATGCCTTCTTTGCCTTCGTGGTAGTTCAGGCGATGGGCCTGCCGTGGCAGGTGGGTATGGGCGCGATTTTCTGGGGCGCCGTTGGCCTGCTGCTGCTGACCCTCTTCCGCGTACGCTACTGGATGATTGCCAATATCCCGGTGAGCCTGCGCGTGGGTATCACCAGCGGTATCGGGCTGTTTATCGGCATGATGGGCCTGAAGAACGCCGGCGTTATCGTGGCGAACCAGGACACGTTGGTCAGCATCGGCAACCTGACTTCCCACAGCGTGCTGCTGGGCGTGCTCGGATTCTTTATTATCGCTATCCTGGCATCGCGTAATATTCATGCCGCCGTGCTGGTCTCCATCGTCGTCACCACCCTGTTGGGCTGGATGCTCGGCGATGTGCACTATACCGGCATCGTCTCCGCGCCGCCGAGCGTGACCTCGGTTGTGGGTCAGGTCGATCTGGCCGGTTCGCTGAACCTTGGCCTGGCGGGCGTGATCTTCTCGTTCATGCTGGTTAACCTGTTCGACTCCTCCGGCACCCTGATTGGCGTCACCGATAAAGCCGGGCTGGCAGATGCGCAGGGTAAATTCCCACGCATGAAGCAGGCGTTGTTCGTCGATAGCGTGTCGTCTGTTGCCGGCTCCTTTATTGGCACCTCTTCGGTTACGGCCTATATCGAATCCTCCTCCGGCGTTTCGGTTGGCGGGCGTACTGGCCTGACCGCCGTTGTCGTAGGTATCCTGTTCCTGCTGGTCATCTTCCTGTCGCCGCTGGCGGGGATGGTTCCGGCCTATGCCGCCGCTGGGGCGCTGATTTACGTTGGCGTGCTGATGACCTCAAGCCTGGCGCGCGTGAAGTGGGATGACCTGACGGAAGCGGTACCGGCGTTTATCACCGCGGTGATGATGCCGTTCAGCTTCTCGATCACCGAAGGTATCGCCCTGGGCTTTATTTCCTACTGCGTGATGAAGATTGGTACCGGCCGTCTGCGTGAACTCAGCCCGTGCGTGATTATCGTTTCGCTGCTGTTCGTGCTGAAAATTGTCTTTATCGATGCGCATTGA
- a CDS encoding NADPH-dependent FMN reductase translates to MSDTLKVVTLLGSLRKGSFNAMVARTLPGIAPAGMEISALPSIGDIPLYDADIQQEEGFPQSVQAIAKQIREADGVVIVTPEYNYSVPGGLKNAIDWLSRLPEQPLAGKPVLIQTSSMGAIGGARCQYHLRQILVFLDAMVMNKPEFMGGVIQNKVDPQAGEVVDQSTLDHLRGQLTAFGDYIQRVKA, encoded by the coding sequence ATGTCTGATACGTTGAAAGTTGTTACGTTACTCGGAAGTCTACGCAAAGGTTCTTTTAATGCCATGGTTGCGCGCACGCTGCCGGGCATTGCGCCTGCGGGCATGGAAATCTCCGCGCTGCCGTCGATCGGCGATATCCCGCTGTACGATGCCGATATCCAACAGGAAGAGGGGTTCCCGCAGAGCGTGCAGGCGATCGCGAAACAAATCCGCGAAGCGGATGGCGTGGTGATCGTTACTCCGGAATATAACTACTCGGTACCCGGCGGTCTGAAGAACGCTATCGACTGGCTCTCGCGTCTGCCGGAACAGCCGCTGGCCGGTAAGCCGGTGCTGATCCAGACCAGCTCCATGGGCGCCATCGGCGGGGCCCGCTGCCAGTATCATCTACGCCAGATTCTGGTCTTCCTCGATGCGATGGTCATGAACAAGCCGGAATTTATGGGCGGTGTGATTCAGAACAAAGTCGATCCGCAGGCGGGTGAAGTGGTCGATCAGAGCACACTGGACCATCTGCGCGGCCAGTTGACCGCCTTTGGCGATTATATTCAGCGGGTTAAAGCATAA
- the rnpA gene encoding ribonuclease P protein component, producing MVKLAFPRELRLLTPSHFTFVFQQPQRAGTPQITILGRLNSLGHPRIGLTVAKKNVKRAHERNRIKRLTRESFRLRQHELPPMDFVVVAKKGVADLDNRALSEALEKLWRRHCRLARGS from the coding sequence GTGGTTAAGCTAGCATTTCCCAGGGAGTTACGTTTGTTAACTCCCAGTCATTTCACTTTCGTCTTCCAGCAGCCACAACGGGCTGGCACGCCGCAAATCACCATCCTCGGCCGCCTGAATTCGCTGGGGCATCCCCGCATCGGTCTTACCGTCGCCAAGAAAAACGTTAAGCGCGCGCATGAACGCAATCGGATTAAACGTCTGACGCGTGAAAGCTTCCGTTTACGTCAACATGAACTCCCGCCAATGGATTTCGTGGTGGTGGCAAAGAAAGGGGTTGCCGACCTCGATAACCGTGCTCTCTCGGAAGCGTTGGAAAAATTATGGCGCCGCCATTGTCGCCTGGCTCGCGGGTCCTGA
- the yidZ gene encoding HTH-type transcriptional regulator YidZ, translating to MKKSLSSLDLNLLLCLQLLTQERSVTRTAKRMNVSPSAVSKSLAKLRTWFDDPLFVKTPLGLAPTPLMSNMEQDLADWMQMGNQILDKPHHTMPSGLKFELAAESPLLMILLNTLSQQIYQRYPQALIRLRNWDYDSLDAIIRGEVDIGFCGKETHPRSREQLSLLPWYIDFDVLFSDLPQVWLRADHPALNEEWNLAAFLRYPHINICWEQSDTWALDDVLHDLGHKRTVALTLPGFEQSLFMAAQPNHIMIATAPRYCQHYNQQHHLPLVSRPLPLEPQLLEKMRVPFTLLWHKRNSYNPKIVWLRETLKQLYSNTL from the coding sequence ATGAAGAAATCCCTGTCGAGTCTCGATCTTAACTTACTGTTATGTTTGCAGCTTCTGACCCAGGAGCGCAGCGTCACCCGCACGGCGAAACGGATGAACGTTTCGCCGTCGGCGGTGAGTAAATCATTGGCCAAGCTACGCACCTGGTTTGACGATCCGCTGTTTGTTAAAACACCGCTAGGGCTGGCGCCAACGCCGTTAATGAGCAACATGGAGCAGGATCTTGCCGACTGGATGCAGATGGGCAATCAGATCCTCGATAAACCGCACCACACCATGCCAAGCGGCCTGAAGTTCGAGCTGGCGGCAGAATCACCGCTGCTGATGATCCTGCTCAACACCCTCTCCCAGCAAATTTATCAACGTTATCCACAAGCGCTGATCCGTTTACGCAACTGGGATTACGACTCGCTGGATGCCATCATTCGCGGCGAGGTTGATATCGGTTTTTGCGGCAAGGAAACCCATCCGCGTTCGCGCGAACAGCTGAGCCTGCTGCCGTGGTATATCGATTTTGATGTCCTGTTTAGCGACCTGCCGCAGGTGTGGCTGCGCGCCGATCATCCGGCGCTCAATGAAGAGTGGAACCTGGCGGCTTTCCTGCGCTATCCGCACATCAATATCTGCTGGGAACAAAGCGATACCTGGGCGCTGGATGATGTGCTACATGATCTGGGCCACAAACGGACCGTTGCCCTGACCCTGCCCGGCTTTGAGCAGTCGCTGTTTATGGCGGCACAGCCGAATCACATCATGATAGCCACCGCGCCGCGCTACTGTCAGCACTATAATCAGCAGCATCATCTGCCGCTGGTATCGCGCCCGCTGCCGCTGGAGCCGCAGCTACTGGAAAAAATGCGCGTGCCGTTCACCCTGCTGTGGCACAAGCGTAATAGCTATAATCCAAAGATCGTATGGCTCAGAGAGACCCTCAAACAGCTCTATTCCAATACGCTGTAG
- the yidC gene encoding membrane protein insertase YidC, producing MDSQRNLLIIALLFVSFMIWQAWEQDKNPQTQQQTTQTTTTAAGSAADQGVPASGQGKLITVKTDVLDLTINTSGGDVEQALLPAYPKALKSTEPFQLLETTPQFIYQAQSGLTGRDGPDNPANGPRPLYNADKDAYVLADGQNEIVIPLTYTDKAGNVFTKTFTLKRGDYAVNVGYNVKNVGEKPLEISSFGQLKQTAALPSSRDTQTGGLSTMHTFRGAAYSTADSKYEKYKFDTIVDNENLNVSTKDGWVAMLQQYFTTAWVPHNNGTNNFYTANLGNGVVAIGYKSQPVLVQPGQTDKLESVLWVGPALQDKMAAVAPHLDLTVDYGWLWFISQPLFKLLKFIHGFLGNWGFSIIVITFIVRGIMYPLTKAQYTSMAKMRMLQPKIQAMRERLGDDKQRQSQEMMALYKAEKVNPLGGCFPLIIQMPIFLALYYMLSASVELRHAPFILWIHDLSAQDPYYILPIIMGATMFFIQKMSPTTVTDPMQQKIMTFMPVIFTVFFLWFPSGLVVYYIVSNLVTIIQQQLIYRGLEKRGLHSREKKKS from the coding sequence ATGGATTCGCAACGCAATCTTCTTATCATCGCTTTGTTGTTCGTGTCTTTCATGATCTGGCAAGCCTGGGAGCAGGACAAAAATCCGCAAACCCAGCAGCAGACCACGCAGACTACGACCACAGCAGCGGGTAGCGCCGCAGACCAGGGCGTACCGGCCAGTGGCCAGGGGAAACTGATTACGGTTAAAACTGATGTGCTTGATCTGACCATCAACACCAGCGGTGGTGATGTTGAGCAAGCGCTGCTTCCGGCTTACCCGAAAGCGCTGAAATCTACTGAACCGTTCCAGTTACTGGAAACCACGCCACAGTTTATCTATCAGGCACAGAGCGGCTTAACTGGTCGTGACGGCCCGGATAACCCGGCTAACGGCCCGCGTCCGCTGTATAACGCTGATAAAGATGCGTATGTACTGGCTGACGGCCAGAACGAAATCGTTATTCCGCTGACCTACACCGACAAAGCGGGCAACGTCTTCACCAAAACCTTCACCCTGAAACGCGGTGATTATGCGGTGAACGTTGGCTACAACGTGAAAAACGTCGGCGAAAAACCGCTGGAGATCTCCTCCTTCGGTCAGCTGAAGCAAACGGCAGCGCTGCCATCAAGCCGCGATACGCAAACCGGCGGTCTGTCTACCATGCACACCTTCCGTGGCGCGGCGTACTCCACTGCTGATTCGAAATACGAAAAATATAAATTCGATACTATCGTCGACAACGAAAACCTGAACGTCAGCACCAAAGACGGTTGGGTAGCGATGTTGCAGCAGTACTTCACCACCGCGTGGGTTCCGCATAACAACGGCACCAACAACTTCTATACCGCTAACCTCGGTAATGGCGTTGTCGCTATCGGCTATAAATCACAGCCGGTACTGGTGCAGCCAGGTCAAACCGACAAGCTGGAAAGCGTGCTGTGGGTCGGCCCGGCTCTGCAGGATAAAATGGCTGCCGTCGCGCCGCACCTGGATCTGACCGTCGACTACGGCTGGCTGTGGTTCATCTCCCAACCGCTGTTTAAGCTGCTGAAATTCATCCACGGCTTCCTCGGCAACTGGGGCTTCTCGATTATCGTCATCACCTTTATCGTTCGTGGCATCATGTACCCGCTGACTAAAGCGCAGTACACCTCCATGGCGAAGATGCGTATGCTGCAGCCGAAGATTCAGGCAATGCGCGAGCGTCTGGGCGACGATAAACAACGTCAAAGCCAGGAAATGATGGCGCTGTATAAAGCTGAAAAAGTTAACCCGCTGGGTGGCTGCTTCCCGCTGATTATTCAGATGCCTATCTTCCTTGCGCTGTACTACATGCTGAGCGCCTCGGTTGAACTGCGTCATGCGCCGTTTATCCTGTGGATCCACGACCTGTCCGCGCAAGACCCGTACTACATCCTGCCGATCATCATGGGCGCGACCATGTTCTTCATCCAGAAGATGTCGCCGACCACCGTGACCGACCCGATGCAGCAGAAGATCATGACCTTTATGCCGGTCATCTTCACGGTGTTCTTCCTGTGGTTCCCGTCTGGTCTGGTGGTGTACTACATCGTCAGCAACCTGGTAACCATTATTCAGCAGCAGCTGATTTACCGTGGTCTGGAGAAGCGTGGCCTACATAGCCGCGAGAAGAAAAAATCCTGA
- the mnmE gene encoding tRNA uridine-5-carboxymethylaminomethyl(34) synthesis GTPase MnmE, with translation MSHNDTIVAQATPPGRGGVGILRISGLKARDVAQAVLGKLPKPRYADYLPFKDADGTPLDQGIALWFPGPNSFTGEDVLELQGHGGPVILDLLLKRILTLPGVRIANPGEFSERAFLNDKLDLAQAEAIADLIDASSEQAARSALNSLQGAFSARVNHLVEALTHLRIYVEAAIDFPDEEIDFLSDGKIEAQLNDVIADLDAVRAEARQGSLLREGMKVVIAGRPNAGKSSLLNALAGREAAIVTDIAGTTRDVLREHIHIDGMPLHIIDTAGLRDASDEVERIGIERAWQEIEQADRVLFMVDGTTTSAVDPAEIWPDFIERLPAKLPITVVRNKADVTGEALGLSEVNGHSLIRLSARTGEGVEVLRNHLKQSMGFDTNMEGGFLARRRHLQALETAADHLQQGKAQLLGAWAGELLAEELRLSQQALSEITGEFTSDDLLGRIFSSFCIGK, from the coding sequence ATGAGCCATAACGACACTATCGTCGCCCAGGCAACCCCTCCGGGACGCGGGGGTGTGGGCATCCTGCGTATCTCCGGCCTTAAGGCGCGCGACGTCGCGCAGGCGGTACTCGGCAAGCTGCCGAAGCCGCGCTATGCCGACTACCTGCCGTTTAAAGACGCCGACGGTACGCCGCTGGATCAGGGGATTGCGCTGTGGTTTCCGGGGCCGAACTCCTTTACCGGTGAAGATGTCCTCGAACTGCAGGGCCACGGCGGCCCGGTCATTCTGGATCTGCTGCTCAAACGTATTCTGACCTTGCCCGGCGTTCGCATCGCCAATCCGGGCGAGTTTTCCGAGCGCGCGTTCCTCAACGACAAGCTCGACCTGGCGCAGGCAGAGGCCATAGCCGACCTTATCGACGCCAGCTCAGAGCAGGCGGCCCGTTCGGCGTTGAACTCCTTGCAAGGGGCCTTCTCCGCGCGTGTGAACCATCTTGTGGAAGCGCTCACTCACCTGCGCATCTACGTGGAAGCGGCGATTGATTTCCCGGATGAAGAAATTGATTTCCTCTCCGATGGTAAAATTGAAGCCCAACTGAACGACGTGATCGCCGATCTCGATGCCGTCCGCGCCGAAGCCCGTCAGGGCAGCCTGCTGCGTGAAGGGATGAAAGTGGTGATCGCCGGACGGCCAAACGCCGGTAAATCCAGCCTGCTCAACGCGCTGGCCGGACGAGAAGCGGCGATCGTCACCGATATCGCCGGCACCACCCGCGACGTACTGCGCGAACATATTCACATCGACGGTATGCCGCTGCATATCATCGATACCGCAGGCCTGCGTGACGCCAGTGATGAAGTGGAGCGAATCGGCATTGAACGCGCCTGGCAGGAAATTGAACAGGCGGATCGGGTGCTGTTTATGGTCGACGGCACCACCACCAGCGCCGTTGACCCGGCGGAGATCTGGCCGGACTTTATCGAGCGCCTGCCCGCTAAGCTGCCGATTACCGTGGTGCGTAATAAAGCCGATGTCACCGGCGAAGCGCTGGGGCTCAGCGAAGTAAATGGCCACTCACTAATCCGCCTGTCGGCGCGTACCGGTGAAGGGGTCGAGGTGCTGCGCAACCACCTTAAGCAGAGCATGGGCTTCGATACCAACATGGAAGGCGGCTTCCTCGCCCGTCGTCGCCACCTGCAAGCGCTGGAAACGGCTGCGGACCATCTGCAGCAGGGCAAAGCGCAGTTGCTGGGCGCCTGGGCCGGTGAATTACTGGCGGAAGAGCTACGTCTGTCGCAACAGGCATTAAGCGAAATCACCGGCGAATTTACCTCTGACGATCTGCTGGGCCGTATTTTCTCCAGTTTCTGTATCGGTAAGTAA
- the yieH gene encoding 6-phosphogluconate phosphatase produces MTQPQAVFFDCDGTLVDSEVICSRAYVHMFQEFGITLDLAEIFKRFKGVKLYEIIDTINAEYGVNLQKETLEPVYRAEVARLFDSELEIIPGAAALLDAVKIPMCVVSNGPVSKMQHSLGRTQMLHHFPDRLFSGYDIQRWKPDPALMFHAAEAMQVQVENCILVDDSSAGAQSGIAAGMEVFYFCADPHNQPIDHPKVTTFTDLAELPALWRARGWDITR; encoded by the coding sequence ATGACCCAACCACAAGCAGTATTTTTCGATTGTGACGGCACGCTGGTCGATAGCGAGGTGATTTGCTCACGCGCCTATGTTCACATGTTTCAGGAATTCGGTATTACGCTGGATTTAGCCGAAATTTTTAAGCGCTTCAAGGGCGTTAAGCTGTACGAGATTATCGACACCATCAACGCTGAATATGGCGTTAACCTGCAGAAAGAGACTCTGGAGCCGGTGTATCGCGCCGAAGTCGCCCGTCTGTTCGATAGCGAGCTGGAGATCATCCCCGGCGCCGCTGCGCTGCTGGACGCGGTGAAGATCCCCATGTGCGTGGTGTCGAATGGCCCGGTCAGTAAAATGCAGCATTCGCTCGGTAGAACGCAGATGCTGCACCACTTCCCAGACCGGCTGTTCAGCGGTTACGACATTCAGCGCTGGAAACCCGACCCGGCGCTGATGTTCCATGCGGCAGAGGCCATGCAGGTACAAGTCGAAAACTGTATTCTGGTCGATGATTCCAGCGCGGGAGCCCAATCAGGAATTGCCGCGGGTATGGAAGTCTTTTACTTCTGCGCCGACCCGCACAACCAACCGATCGATCATCCGAAAGTAACGACCTTTACCGATTTAGCTGAGCTGCCGGCATTGTGGAGAGCGCGTGGCTGGGATATTACTCGTTAA
- a CDS encoding 4'-phosphopantetheinyl transferase family protein codes for MLYGIGELPEIISEPNGRPVFRDPHLPRFSISYAGNIVGVALTTEGDCGLDMELQHTSRGVHPLHAADRYVFNSNENLWINIQHDPDEARAQLVALRRSVLKLTGEAPVRVQLLPGSGRLRTAGTQSIEAICDAETLLVWSIAVTPNIGPLKVWEYDSKEGWRCLPDAQTRAKETDARLMRFTSLPVEKVFSLN; via the coding sequence ATGCTTTATGGTATCGGCGAGCTGCCGGAAATCATCAGCGAACCCAATGGACGGCCCGTATTTCGCGATCCCCACCTTCCCCGCTTTTCCATCTCTTATGCCGGGAATATCGTCGGCGTAGCGCTGACGACCGAAGGTGACTGCGGTCTCGATATGGAACTGCAGCATACCTCGCGTGGCGTCCATCCGCTACATGCCGCCGATCGCTATGTCTTCAATAGCAATGAGAATTTATGGATTAACATCCAGCACGATCCGGATGAGGCCCGCGCCCAACTGGTGGCGCTGCGCCGCAGCGTGCTGAAGCTCACCGGTGAAGCCCCCGTGCGAGTACAGCTGCTGCCGGGGTCTGGTCGCCTGCGTACCGCTGGCACCCAATCGATTGAAGCCATCTGTGATGCTGAAACGTTGCTGGTGTGGTCAATCGCCGTCACCCCGAATATCGGGCCGCTGAAGGTCTGGGAATATGATAGTAAAGAGGGCTGGCGCTGCCTGCCTGATGCGCAAACGCGCGCCAAAGAGACTGACGCGCGCCTGATGCGCTTTACCAGCTTACCGGTAGAAAAAGTATTCTCCCTCAACTGA
- a CDS encoding MFS transporter: MARFLICSFALVLLYPSGIDMYLVGLPRIAQDLGASEAQLHIAFSVYLAGMATAMLFAGRVADKSGRKPVAIFGAITFILASLLCSQAHNSTHFLIGRFIQGIGAGSCYVVAFAVLRDTLDERRRAKVLSLLNGITCIIPVLAPVLGHLIMLKYPWQSLFYTMTGMGVMVGLLSVFILRETRPTTHPQAGAQHNGAAESLLNRFFLSRIVITTLSVTAILTYVNVSPVLMMEEMGFDRGTYSMAMALMAMVSMAVSFSTPFALTLFKPRTLMLTSQTLFLIAGVVLSLAASQPITMLGLGMICAGFSVGFGVAMSQALGPFTLRAGVASSALGIAQVCGSSLWIWLAAIIGLSAMNMLIGILIACSIVSIVLILVVSPARATQDNEEIPVESRS; encoded by the coding sequence ATGGCACGCTTTCTTATCTGCAGTTTCGCATTGGTACTGCTCTATCCATCCGGCATTGATATGTATCTGGTCGGTCTACCGCGCATCGCCCAGGATCTTGGCGCCAGCGAGGCACAGCTGCATATCGCCTTTTCGGTCTATTTAGCCGGCATGGCTACCGCGATGCTTTTTGCCGGGCGAGTGGCGGATAAATCCGGGCGTAAACCGGTCGCGATTTTCGGCGCCATCACCTTCATACTGGCCTCGTTGCTGTGCTCGCAGGCGCATAACAGCACGCATTTCCTGATCGGCCGCTTTATCCAGGGGATCGGCGCGGGAAGCTGCTACGTCGTCGCCTTTGCCGTTCTGCGCGATACGCTGGACGAGCGCCGCCGCGCCAAGGTACTGTCGCTGCTTAATGGCATTACCTGCATTATTCCCGTTCTCGCGCCGGTACTTGGCCATCTGATCATGTTGAAATATCCGTGGCAGAGCCTGTTCTACACCATGACAGGCATGGGGGTGATGGTGGGGTTATTGTCGGTGTTTATCCTGCGTGAGACGCGCCCGACAACGCATCCGCAGGCAGGCGCACAGCACAATGGCGCCGCTGAGTCGCTGCTAAACCGTTTTTTCCTCAGCCGCATAGTCATTACGACTCTCAGCGTCACCGCAATTTTGACCTACGTAAACGTCTCACCGGTACTGATGATGGAAGAGATGGGTTTCGACCGCGGAACTTATTCAATGGCGATGGCGCTGATGGCAATGGTCAGCATGGCCGTGTCGTTCTCCACGCCGTTCGCTCTGACGCTGTTTAAACCACGTACCCTGATGCTGACCTCGCAGACGTTGTTCCTTATCGCTGGCGTGGTATTGAGCCTCGCCGCCAGCCAGCCCATCACCATGCTGGGATTAGGTATGATCTGCGCGGGTTTCTCGGTTGGCTTTGGCGTCGCGATGAGCCAGGCGTTGGGGCCTTTCACGCTGCGGGCGGGCGTCGCCAGCTCCGCCCTCGGCATCGCCCAGGTCTGTGGTTCTTCGCTGTGGATTTGGCTGGCGGCTATCATTGGGCTTAGCGCCATGAATATGCTGATCGGGATACTCATTGCCTGTAGCATAGTCAGTATTGTTCTGATACTGGTCGTCTCACCGGCGCGCGCGACGCAAGATAATGAAGAAATCCCTGTCGAGTCTCGATCTTAA